CTTATTCCGCATTAAATTAAAAATCGGCGTAGCCAAACTACTTCAAAACAAGTCGCTTCGCTAACTTTCTTCAACTCACCAGAACGGTGCTATGCCTTGTTTCAGCATGATGTTGTTTTATTGTATTTAATTCGATTAATTAAAAATTCAGTCATGAGCATTGAAACGAAGTTCAATGCTCATGACTGAATACAAATAAATAATCCGGGTTAAAATAAAATCAAGGGGATGTCAGTCATTTTAGAAACACCAATAAGCGACGACATCCCCTTAAATACTCATAGTCGATATCTTAATATTCAAGTTGAATTGTAATATTGTAATTTTGATTCATTAAATCCTCGTCAACATCAACGATTACATTTTCAAGTATCGATTTTACGTACTCAACACCATTATAATCATTACAGGCAACACGATAAATGTATATTTTTTGATCGGGCATTACCCTAAAGTCGATTTCTACGGTTTCATCAAAATTATAGATTCCATTCTGGAAAAAATAATTGTTGTAATGTCTAAAATCATCCTGGAACAAATCGACAATTGATTCTTTTAATTCTTCGTGAGATGATGCTTTAATTACAGGCATCTCATTTTTTTGGTTAGCAAATGTTACAACTGATGTACTAACTAATAGAACTGCGATAAATAATGTTTTAAGTGTTTTCATGGCTATAAAATTTTAAATTTGTTTTTCTTTTACACTACAAACATACAGCCTGAATATCACAGCACTGTTTAAATCAAGTCATATAAAATCACTATATATCATCAAATGTCACAGCACTAATTTATATCCCATTTTACGAACGGTTACAATGTGGTTAGTTTAACCCGTTTAATGCATTAGAAAACTTATTACGCATTAAAACTACTTCAAAACAAGTCGCTTCGCTAACTTTTTTCAACTCACCAGAACGGTGCTATGCCTCGTTTCAGTAAGTTCTTGTTTTATTGTATTTTATATGCTCATGACAGAGTTCTAATACACAATCCGGGTTTAAAACAGGAGTGAAAGCCAGTAAAGTAACTTATTCACTCCTATAATAAAACTTAATATTGATTGATTCAATATTTTACAAATGAATTGAGAAGCCAATACTTGATGCAATACCTTTTACTTTACCTGTTGTATCTTCATTATCATGGTTTGTGTTTTTTAAAGATGCATTTCCGTGTAATATTCCTACTTCTAAAGCTATTTTAGGTAACAGAAAGATACTAATTCCACCTCCAAACTCATGAGTTTTAAGGTTGGATTTTACTTTATTATCGTAACTACCTGCATACGATGAATAATGCTCACTGGTATTCTTTCCAAAACCCAAACCTGCGTGAAGAAAAAATTTTATTTTATCCTTTCCGAAGTACAAACGTGTAAAAGGACCAATGGCATAGGTGTTTGATTTGTATTCATTGCCATCTTCTTTTTCGTTTGTATTTGAAATAAGAAAATCCAGACCTACAACAACATTGCTGGCCAGAAAATAACCAACCCTGGGCGTAAATTTAAAACTACTGGTTTCTACTTTATCTCTGTCGTAGCTTTCGGTAGATACCAGGCTGCTTTCAAGGCTTGTTCCAGCTACTAATAAAAAGTTTCCTTTCTGTATTTGTGCAAAAATATTTATGTTATCCAGAATAAGGGCAGCAATTAAAACGAGTTGTTTTTTCATGATTTATTAATTGTCTTCCAATTCTAAATTTATAAAAATCAGGTTTGGTAAAAATATGCTTTAACTAAAATCCTTTCTGCATAAAAATTTCTCCGGCAAATATGTCGAATTTATTTTCAACGATTGAATAAAATTTCTAAGATTAATATTGTCAAGTGAGGCATTATTTATTCATTTGCCTGTTAATTTCTGTAATCAATTTTTCTTTGTTACTTGGTCGTGGAGCGTCTTTTAATACAATGTTTCCTCTCCTATCAATCAACGTGTAATGTGGTATTCCGGTAATACCTATTGATCCAGCAAGCACATTAAATTGGTCATCAGTTAATAATATGTGTTCTCCTGTAAGTTCTTTATTTGCAATTGTCGCTTTCCATGAATCTTCTTCACATCCATTTGCAAGAAATAGGAATACTATGTCATTGTCGTCCTTAAAATACTTTTGTATCTCCTTTGAATAAGGCATTTCATTCATACATGGGCTACACCATGGAGCCCAAAAATCAACATAAATTACTTTATTCTCATATTTTTGAGCGATAGTATCAATTATGCCGGTCACGATTGATGATTTGATATCTGAAAGATTAGCATTTAATGTATTTTGATTTGATAGGTAGTCTTTCAATTTTTGATGCTCTTTATTTATCGTACATAAAAAATAGCTTTGGGTAGTAAAACTTGAATCATAAATTGTTTCAAACATGTCAAGCTCTTGTCCAACTAAAATACCTACACAATCCGCTGTAAGAAACAGATCTCTAGTAAATCCATTTGCGTTGAGCTCAATCATATTCTTGATAATATCAAAGTACTTTTCCAAACTCTCTGTTTGATAAGTTTCATAAGCTTTTTTTAATGAATCCTTTGGATTCTCATGAGAATACGACCAAAATTCGCTTAAAAAATCTGAGTGAGCTATTGAAAACAAACTATTATCATTCATATCATAATCGCTCAAAAACGAAAAATAGTTTTCAGGAAGAATAAAATTGTCTCTGTCCATATTATTATAATGGGGATGAGTCCACCTATAACGCATTAAATCGCTCCATGATTCATATTTAAGACGATCATTTACCCAACTATCGAATAATTCTGTTGTTTGATTTTCTTTTTTGAACTCATTTAAGAAGGTATAATAT
The sequence above is a segment of the Candidatus Delongbacteria bacterium genome. Coding sequences within it:
- a CDS encoding outer membrane beta-barrel protein gives rise to the protein MKKQLVLIAALILDNINIFAQIQKGNFLLVAGTSLESSLVSTESYDRDKVETSSFKFTPRVGYFLASNVVVGLDFLISNTNEKEDGNEYKSNTYAIGPFTRLYFGKDKIKFFLHAGLGFGKNTSEHYSSYAGSYDNKVKSNLKTHEFGGGISIFLLPKIALEVGILHGNASLKNTNHDNEDTTGKVKGIASSIGFSIHL
- a CDS encoding TlpA family protein disulfide reductase, which encodes MISSFACSNRQTDFGIEKNIIISGAISNYEVGKSLQTIQIIRRDFFELNENYVEKINEDGTFKFKFPISYVQESYLKYGDLISILCIPGDSIHILIDNKILEERKKPEFIKFSNSETGKTNMLMTKFLAELPNENYIYDKANEAEKNLAPEEFTNFISKRESEYYTFLNEFKKENQTTELFDSWVNDRLKYESWSDLMRYRWTHPHYNNMDRDNFILPENYFSFLSDYDMNDNSLFSIAHSDFLSEFWSYSHENPKDSLKKAYETYQTESLEKYFDIIKNMIELNANGFTRDLFLTADCVGILVGQELDMFETIYDSSFTTQSYFLCTINKEHQKLKDYLSNQNTLNANLSDIKSSIVTGIIDTIAQKYENKVIYVDFWAPWCSPCMNEMPYSKEIQKYFKDDNDIVFLFLANGCEEDSWKATIANKELTGEHILLTDDQFNVLAGSIGITGIPHYTLIDRRGNIVLKDAPRPSNKEKLITEINRQMNK